A region from the Manihot esculenta cultivar AM560-2 chromosome 13, M.esculenta_v8, whole genome shotgun sequence genome encodes:
- the LOC110629351 gene encoding 60S ribosomal protein L35 — translation MARIKVHELRQKSKTELLNQLKDLKAELALLRVAKVTGGAPNKLSKIKVVRLSIAQVLTVISQKQKAALREAYKNKKFLPLDLRPKKTRSIRRKLTKHQQSLKTEREKKREMYFPMRKYAIKV, via the exons ATGG CGAGAATCAAGGTCCACGAGCTGAGACAGAAATCGAAGACGGAGCTGTTGAATCAATTGAAGGATCTCAAGGCTGAGCTTGCTCTACTTCGCGTTGCCAAGGTCACCGGCGGTGCTCCTAACAAACTCTCCAAGAT TAAGGTGGTGAGGTTATCTATCGCCCAGGTCTTGACTGTGATTTCCCAGAAGCAGAAGGCTGCTCTTAGGGAGGCATACAAGAACAAGAAGTTCTTGCCCCTTGATCTGCGTCCCAAGAAGACCAGATCTATCCGCAGGAAGCTAACTAAGCACCAG CAATCCTTGAAGACAGAAcgtgagaagaagagagaaatgTACTTCCCCATGAGAAAGTATGCAATTAAGGTGTAA
- the LOC110629176 gene encoding thymidine kinase has protein sequence MAAFRSSMSLSSIEGHSKAAGEIHVIMGPMFAGKTTSLLRRIKSEGNNGRNVAMVKSSKDTRYAKDSVVTHDGLKFPCWALPDLASFQQKIGDDAYQKIDVIGIDEAQFFEDLYDFCCKAADHDGKTIIIAGLDGDYLRRSFGSVLDIIPLADTVTKLTARCELCGKRAFFTLRKTEEIQTELIGGADVYMPVCRQHYVNGQVVMEAARSVLESCKLQSDSQTDIAPAVV, from the exons ATGGCTGCTTTTAGGTCCTCTATGTCCTTGAGCTCCATAGAAGGACACAGTAAGGCAGCTGGTGAGATTCATGTCATTATGGGCCCCATGTTCGCAGGAAAAACCACCTCTCTCCTCCGTCGTATCAAGTCTGAAGGCAACAATGGCAG AAACGTGGCGATGGTAAAATCAAGCAAGGACACAAGATATGCTAAAGATTCAGTGGTGACTCATGATGGCTTGAAATTTCCTTGCTGGGCATTGCCTGATCTGGCTTCTTTTCAACAGAAGATTGGGGATGATGCTTATCAAAAG ATTGATGTCATTGGTATTGATGAagctcaattttttgaagatcTTTATGATTTCTGTTGCAAGGCTGCTGATCATGATGGGAAAACTATAATAATAGCAGGTCTTGATGGGGATTATTTGAG GAGGAGCTTTGGTTCTGTGCTTGACATAATTCCGCTGGCTGATACTGTAACCAAGCTAACTGCAAGATGTGAACTTTGTGGAAAACGAGCTTTCTTTACCTTAAGGAAGACAGAAGAGATACAAACAGAATTGATTGGTGGGGCAGATGTGTATATGCCTGTGTGTCGCCAACACTATGTTAATGGACAAGTAGTGATGGAAGCTGCAAGGAGTGTCCTGGAATCATGTAAACTTCAGTCCGATTCCCAAACTGATATTGCTCCTGCAGTTGTGTAG